A window of the Rhizobium brockwellii genome harbors these coding sequences:
- the mgtE gene encoding magnesium transporter: MNINRFPLRAGHAARAFINNSRGATIAERVESLNALSIQDAGRVLTGMPLDYAVNILDRPELRNAAQILALISAEDAARLLHGMSNDRVADVLLELDGETRARLFSSLDEPVRIAIQHLMGYPPRTAGGIMTTEFVSVPDSWTVARTLDHVRQVERSRETVYAIYVLDEVSHALLHVVTLRRLITGEPEASILSVAQKGAPVSADPLMKQEDVARLIRKHDLLALPVTDEQGQILGIVTVDDVIDTMISDTTEAAQRFGGMEALGQPYMKISFAGMIRKRAGWLAALFLGEMLTASAMQHFEGELEKAVVLTLFIPLIMSSGGNSGSQATSLIIRALALGELKLSDWWKVLLRELPTGVVLGAILGLVGFIRIVFWQSAGLYDYGPHWQMVAVTVFAALIGIVTFGSICGSMLPFVLQKLRLDPASASAPFVATLVDVTGLVIYFSVALLILSGTLL; encoded by the coding sequence ATGAATATCAATCGCTTCCCTCTTCGGGCAGGCCATGCCGCCCGTGCCTTCATCAACAACAGCCGCGGCGCAACGATCGCCGAACGCGTCGAATCATTGAATGCGCTGAGCATCCAGGACGCCGGGCGGGTGCTGACCGGCATGCCGCTCGACTATGCCGTCAACATTCTCGACCGGCCGGAGCTTCGCAACGCCGCACAGATCCTTGCGCTGATCAGCGCCGAGGACGCCGCTCGGCTTCTGCACGGCATGTCGAACGACCGCGTCGCCGACGTGCTGCTCGAACTCGACGGCGAGACCCGCGCCCGGCTGTTCTCCAGCCTCGACGAACCGGTGCGCATCGCGATCCAGCACCTGATGGGCTATCCGCCGCGCACGGCCGGCGGCATCATGACGACGGAGTTCGTCAGCGTGCCTGACAGCTGGACCGTCGCCCGCACACTCGACCATGTGCGCCAGGTCGAACGCTCGCGCGAGACCGTCTACGCCATCTATGTGCTGGACGAGGTCAGCCATGCGCTGCTGCATGTGGTGACGCTGCGTCGCCTCATCACCGGCGAGCCGGAGGCTTCAATCCTCTCAGTGGCGCAAAAGGGCGCGCCGGTTTCGGCCGATCCGCTGATGAAGCAGGAGGATGTCGCCAGGCTGATCCGCAAACACGACCTGCTCGCCCTGCCCGTCACCGACGAACAGGGGCAGATTCTCGGCATCGTCACCGTCGACGACGTGATCGACACGATGATATCGGACACGACGGAAGCGGCTCAGAGGTTCGGCGGCATGGAGGCGCTCGGCCAGCCCTACATGAAGATCAGCTTCGCCGGCATGATCCGCAAGCGCGCCGGCTGGCTCGCCGCCCTGTTCCTCGGCGAGATGCTGACGGCAAGCGCCATGCAGCATTTCGAAGGCGAGCTGGAAAAGGCCGTGGTGCTGACGCTATTCATCCCGCTGATCATGAGCTCGGGCGGCAATTCCGGTTCGCAGGCGACGTCGCTGATCATCCGGGCGCTGGCGCTCGGCGAGCTGAAGCTCTCGGACTGGTGGAAGGTGCTCTTGCGCGAACTGCCGACCGGCGTCGTGCTCGGCGCGATCCTCGGCCTCGTCGGCTTCATCCGCATTGTCTTCTGGCAGTCGGCCGGGCTTTACGATTACGGCCCGCACTGGCAGATGGTCGCCGTTACGGTGTTTGCCGCCCTGATCGGGATCGTCACCTTCGGTTCGATCTGCGGTTCGATGCTGCCCTTCGTGCTGCAGAAGCTCCGGCTCGATCCGGCCAGCGCCTCGGCCCCCTTCGTCGCCACGCTGGTCGATGTCACCGGGCTCGTCATCTACTTCTCGGTGGCGCTGCTCATCCTCAGCGGGACGCTGCTCTAA
- a CDS encoding zinc-binding alcohol dehydrogenase family protein, producing the protein MRAVAYKTPQPISAETSLIDVELPMPEAKGHDLLVEIKAVSVNPVDVKVRAHSAPPADELKVLGWDAAGVVKAVGADVTLFRPGDEVFYSGVISRPGSNAEFHLVDERIVGTKPKSLDFAAAAALPLTSITAYEALFDRLKVQDAVSGAGRSILIIGGAGGVGSITIQIARALTDLTVIATASRPETQDWVKELGAHHVVDHSKPIAPQVAALGIGAPGFIFSTTNSDSHIDDIVEAIAPQGRFALIDDPKALDIMPFKRKAVSVHWELMFTRPLYGTPDMIEQHKLLNRVSELVDAGKIRTTLSEIVGPINAANLKTAHAMVESGRMKGKAVLAGF; encoded by the coding sequence ATGCGCGCCGTCGCCTATAAAACGCCCCAACCGATCTCCGCCGAGACCTCGCTGATCGATGTCGAACTGCCGATGCCGGAGGCCAAGGGTCACGATCTGCTCGTCGAGATCAAAGCCGTTTCGGTCAATCCCGTCGACGTCAAGGTGCGCGCCCATTCCGCACCGCCCGCGGACGAGCTCAAGGTGCTCGGCTGGGATGCCGCCGGCGTCGTCAAGGCCGTCGGCGCTGACGTCACCCTGTTCAGGCCGGGCGACGAGGTGTTCTACTCCGGGGTCATCAGCCGCCCGGGCAGCAATGCCGAATTCCACCTCGTCGACGAGCGCATCGTCGGCACCAAACCGAAGAGCCTCGATTTCGCGGCCGCAGCTGCCCTGCCGCTAACCTCGATTACGGCCTACGAGGCGCTGTTCGACCGGCTGAAGGTGCAGGACGCGGTTTCGGGAGCGGGACGCTCCATCCTGATCATCGGCGGCGCCGGCGGCGTCGGCTCGATCACCATTCAGATCGCCCGGGCATTGACCGACCTGACCGTGATCGCCACGGCCTCCCGGCCGGAAACGCAGGACTGGGTGAAGGAACTCGGCGCGCATCACGTCGTCGACCATTCCAAACCGATCGCGCCGCAGGTGGCAGCGCTCGGCATTGGCGCGCCGGGATTCATATTCTCGACCACCAATTCCGACAGTCATATTGACGACATCGTCGAAGCGATTGCGCCGCAAGGCCGCTTCGCGCTGATCGACGATCCGAAGGCGCTCGACATCATGCCCTTCAAGCGCAAGGCCGTCTCCGTTCATTGGGAGCTGATGTTCACCCGCCCGCTCTACGGCACGCCTGACATGATCGAGCAGCACAAGCTGTTGAACAGGGTTTCCGAACTCGTCGACGCCGGAAAGATCCGCACGACGCTTTCAGAGATCGTCGGGCCGATCAATGCTGCGAATCTCAAGACGGCGCATGCCATGGTCGAAAGCGGCAGGATGAAGGGCAAGGCTGTGCTTGCAGGATTCTGA
- a CDS encoding winged helix-turn-helix transcriptional regulator produces MSLPRAKLVKNFPGCPVEATLTYLDGKWKGVILFHLMEGTLRFNELRRKLPAVTQRMLTKQLRELEESGLVSRTVYPVVPPRVEYAMTPLGLTLKPVIQALAAWGDDYVFCSPEGRELRLASDGLRAPVAALEA; encoded by the coding sequence ATGTCGTTGCCGCGCGCCAAGCTCGTCAAGAATTTCCCCGGCTGCCCGGTCGAAGCGACGCTGACCTACCTCGACGGGAAGTGGAAAGGCGTGATCCTCTTTCATCTGATGGAGGGAACCCTGCGCTTCAACGAATTGCGCCGTAAGCTCCCGGCCGTGACCCAGCGCATGCTGACCAAGCAGCTGCGTGAACTGGAAGAGTCCGGCCTTGTATCACGCACCGTCTATCCGGTCGTGCCGCCGAGGGTCGAATATGCAATGACGCCGCTCGGCTTGACGCTCAAGCCCGTGATCCAGGCGTTGGCCGCCTGGGGTGACGATTATGTCTTCTGCAGCCCGGAAGGCCGCGAGCTGCGCTTGGCCTCAGACGGCCTGCGCGCTCCGGTCGCGGCGCTCGAGGCGTAG
- a CDS encoding MFS transporter, translating to MSEIAANISIDSQDEELPSAMTVVLVQLALACGGFGIGTGEFAIMGLLPNVAETFSVTTPQAGYVISAYALGVVVGAPVIAVLAAKMARRTLLLTLMLIFAAGNISSAMAPTFESFTLLRFVSGLPHGAYFGVAALVAASMVPVHRRARAVGRVMLGLTVATLLGTPLTTFFGQSLDWQVAFFSVGVLGLLTVALIWFYVPKDRVSAEAGFLRELGAFRRPQVWLTLGIAAVGYGGMFAMFSYIASTTTEVAMLPETAVPIMLVLFGVGMNAGNFIGSWLADKSLLGTIGGSLVYNIVVLTIFSLTAANPYMLGLSVFLVGCGFAAGPALQTRLMDVAADAQTLAAASNHSAFNIANAIGAWLGGLVIAGGYGFAATGYVGAALSFLGLFVFAASLRLERRDRSAQAV from the coding sequence GTGAGTGAGATTGCCGCCAATATTTCCATCGATAGCCAGGATGAAGAGCTGCCGTCGGCAATGACCGTGGTGCTGGTCCAGCTGGCGCTCGCCTGCGGCGGCTTCGGCATCGGCACCGGCGAATTCGCGATCATGGGATTGCTGCCCAATGTCGCCGAGACCTTCTCGGTCACGACGCCACAAGCCGGCTACGTCATCAGCGCCTATGCGCTCGGCGTCGTCGTCGGCGCACCGGTTATTGCCGTGCTCGCCGCGAAGATGGCGCGCCGCACGCTGCTTTTGACGCTGATGCTGATCTTTGCCGCCGGCAATATATCAAGCGCCATGGCGCCGACCTTCGAAAGCTTCACGCTGCTGCGCTTCGTTAGCGGCCTGCCGCACGGCGCCTATTTCGGCGTCGCGGCCCTTGTCGCCGCCTCGATGGTGCCGGTGCATCGCCGCGCCCGTGCCGTCGGCCGCGTCATGCTCGGCCTGACCGTCGCGACACTTCTCGGCACGCCGTTGACAACCTTCTTCGGCCAGTCGCTCGACTGGCAGGTGGCGTTTTTCTCGGTCGGCGTGCTCGGCCTGCTGACGGTGGCACTGATCTGGTTCTACGTTCCGAAGGACAGGGTTTCCGCGGAAGCGGGTTTCCTGCGCGAACTCGGCGCCTTCCGCCGGCCGCAGGTGTGGCTGACGCTCGGCATTGCCGCTGTCGGTTACGGCGGCATGTTCGCGATGTTCAGCTATATCGCCTCGACGACGACTGAGGTGGCGATGCTGCCGGAGACGGCCGTTCCGATCATGCTGGTCCTCTTCGGCGTCGGCATGAATGCGGGCAATTTCATCGGCTCTTGGCTCGCCGACAAATCGCTGCTCGGCACGATCGGCGGGTCGCTCGTCTATAATATCGTCGTGCTGACCATCTTCTCGCTGACCGCCGCCAATCCCTATATGCTCGGTCTCTCCGTCTTCCTCGTCGGCTGCGGTTTTGCCGCCGGCCCGGCGCTGCAGACGCGGCTGATGGATGTCGCCGCCGACGCGCAGACGTTAGCGGCCGCTTCCAACCATTCCGCCTTCAACATCGCCAATGCGATCGGCGCCTGGCTCGGCGGTCTCGTCATCGCCGGGGGCTACGGTTTTGCGGCGACCGGTTATGTCGGCGCGGCGCTGTCCTTCCTCGGCCTGTTCGTCTTTGCAGCCTCGCTACGCCTCGAGCGCCGCGACCGGAGCGCGCAGGCCGTCTGA
- a CDS encoding diacylglycerol/lipid kinase family protein, which produces MKLVGFFNRDGGTFKTTDMLAYEKRAEAAFREAGHDFDAIVFSGKEIVPAMERAAKRDDIDGIVAGGGDGTISAAASIAWKNGIALGVVPAGTMNLFARSLRVPLDIWQALDVLASGEVDNVDIASANGRPFIHQFSAGLHARMVRYRNAYSYRSRLGKIRASTKAALGVIFNPPEFEVEFEAIGMRERRRVSAISVSNNPFGENALLYADNLRSGELGFYTANPLKPLGVARLAIDMLRGKVRENADVMVMHPAEVHLHFPKLRSKANCVMDGELLPLERDVSIRLHPGELKVLVKQGLAAQVDASERREPAA; this is translated from the coding sequence ATGAAGCTTGTAGGCTTTTTCAATCGCGACGGCGGGACCTTCAAGACCACCGACATGCTGGCCTATGAAAAAAGGGCGGAGGCGGCTTTCCGCGAAGCGGGGCACGATTTTGACGCCATCGTCTTCTCAGGAAAGGAAATCGTTCCCGCCATGGAGCGGGCTGCCAAGCGCGACGATATCGACGGTATCGTTGCCGGCGGTGGTGACGGCACGATTTCGGCGGCGGCATCGATTGCCTGGAAAAACGGCATTGCGCTCGGCGTCGTGCCGGCCGGCACGATGAACCTCTTTGCCCGCTCGCTGCGTGTGCCGCTCGATATCTGGCAGGCGCTCGATGTGCTTGCCTCTGGCGAGGTCGACAATGTCGATATCGCCAGCGCCAACGGCCGGCCCTTCATCCACCAGTTTTCCGCCGGCCTGCATGCCCGCATGGTGCGTTACCGCAACGCCTACAGCTATCGTTCCCGGCTGGGCAAGATCCGGGCGAGTACGAAGGCTGCCTTGGGCGTCATCTTCAACCCGCCGGAATTCGAGGTCGAGTTCGAAGCGATCGGCATGCGCGAGCGCCGCAGGGTGTCGGCGATATCAGTCTCCAACAATCCCTTCGGAGAGAACGCGCTGCTTTACGCCGATAATTTGAGAAGCGGCGAACTCGGCTTTTACACGGCAAATCCGCTGAAGCCGCTTGGTGTCGCCCGCCTCGCCATCGACATGCTGCGCGGCAAGGTCCGCGAGAATGCCGATGTCATGGTGATGCACCCGGCCGAAGTGCACCTGCATTTCCCGAAACTGCGCTCCAAGGCCAATTGCGTCATGGACGGCGAGTTGCTGCCGCTCGAACGCGACGTCTCGATCCGGCTGCATCCGGGCGAATTGAAGGTCCTCGTCAAGCAGGGTCTTGCGGCGCAGGTGGACGCCAGCGAACGCCGCGAGCCGGCTGCCTAA
- a CDS encoding glutamine synthetase family protein, protein MASDRMDGKADGGDPRFEILIVGMNGDLRGKQLPPGTEDKVWAGDIRLPTSTQSLDIWGDDNDDITGLSLTIGDPDGKVIPDRRSLAPMPWAPEGSMQVLATMHEFDGSPSFMDPRAILASVVERYSARGLTPVVATELEFYVMSGDWRETGRPSPPESLTYRGQPNGFQLYDMSAVDALDGYLQTLRAYARAQDLPADATTAEFGPGQFEVNLLHRPDALAAADDCLYLKRIAEQAARRHGLKSTCMAKPYSEHAGSGLHVHASIIDGQGRNILDAKGGEPKLLKSVTAGLLNTMRAAQLIFAPFANSYRRFQPGSFAPVDLTWGSGHRGTAIRIPDKDGPAARIEHRVAGADANPYLLLAAILGGMLTGLGGELDPGEEATPSHTPVNTTRLTHDFLSAVETFRTSPFIADIFGARYQALYGDTKRKEALAHLRTVSDFDYRTYLPRL, encoded by the coding sequence ATGGCGAGCGACAGGATGGACGGCAAGGCCGACGGCGGCGATCCGCGCTTCGAGATCCTGATCGTCGGCATGAATGGCGACCTGCGTGGCAAGCAGCTTCCACCTGGTACCGAAGACAAGGTCTGGGCCGGTGACATCCGCCTGCCGACCTCGACGCAATCGCTCGACATCTGGGGCGACGACAATGACGATATCACCGGCCTATCGCTGACGATCGGCGATCCCGACGGCAAGGTCATCCCCGACCGGCGCAGCCTGGCGCCGATGCCCTGGGCGCCCGAGGGCTCGATGCAGGTGCTCGCCACCATGCACGAATTCGACGGCAGCCCGAGCTTCATGGATCCACGCGCCATCCTTGCTTCGGTGGTCGAGCGCTATTCGGCGCGCGGACTGACGCCCGTCGTCGCCACCGAGCTGGAATTCTATGTGATGTCGGGAGACTGGCGCGAGACCGGACGCCCCTCCCCGCCGGAAAGCCTCACCTATCGCGGCCAACCGAACGGTTTCCAGCTCTACGACATGAGCGCCGTCGACGCGCTCGACGGCTATTTGCAGACGCTGAGGGCCTATGCGAGAGCGCAGGACCTGCCGGCGGATGCGACGACGGCGGAATTCGGTCCGGGCCAGTTCGAGGTCAACCTGCTGCACCGCCCGGATGCGCTGGCAGCCGCCGACGATTGCCTCTATCTCAAGCGCATCGCCGAACAGGCGGCGCGCCGGCACGGGCTGAAATCGACCTGCATGGCCAAGCCCTATTCCGAACATGCCGGCTCCGGCCTGCATGTGCATGCGAGCATCATCGACGGACAAGGCCGCAACATCCTCGATGCCAAGGGCGGCGAGCCGAAGCTGCTCAAATCAGTGACAGCGGGCCTGCTTAACACCATGCGCGCGGCGCAGCTGATCTTCGCTCCCTTCGCCAATTCCTACCGGCGCTTCCAGCCGGGCTCGTTTGCGCCTGTCGATCTGACCTGGGGCAGCGGTCATCGCGGCACGGCGATCCGCATACCCGACAAGGATGGGCCGGCCGCACGCATCGAACACCGCGTCGCCGGCGCCGACGCCAATCCCTATCTGCTGCTCGCAGCGATCCTCGGCGGCATGCTCACCGGTCTCGGCGGCGAACTCGACCCCGGCGAAGAGGCGACGCCCTCGCACACGCCGGTGAATACGACGCGACTGACGCATGATTTCCTCAGCGCCGTCGAGACCTTCCGCACCTCGCCTTTCATCGCCGATATCTTCGGCGCGCGCTACCAGGCGCTCTATGGCGATACCAAGCGCAAGGAAGCGCTCGCGCATCTGCGCACGGTTTCGGATTTCGACTACCGCACTTATCTGCCGCGGCTCTGA
- a CDS encoding aspartate aminotransferase family protein, which produces MPDTYPPSNLAAIDAAHHLHPFADMKKLNAEGARIIQRGEGVYIFDNHGRKYLDGFAGLWCVNIGYGRREIADAATRQMNELPYYNTFFGTTSTPATLLAQKVTSHAGERFNHIFFTGSGSEANDTWFRMARVYWSAIGKPSKKIVISRKNGYHGSTVAGASLGGMKYMHEQGDLPIPGIVHIGQPYWYGEGGDLSPAEFGLKVARELEAKIDELGEENVAAFVAEPVQGAAGVIIPPETYWPEIDRICKARNILLVTDEVICGFGRLGAWFGHQYFGVEPDLAPIAKGLSSGYLPIGGVLVSDRIADVLINDVGDFNHGFTYSGHPVCAAAALENLRIIEEERLVERVRDDIGPYFGRLWAALADHDLVGEAVSIGLMGGLQLAAEKSTRTRYAKPDQVGALVRNHALANGLVLRATGDRMLASPPLIISHEEVDEMARITKLALDLAWKDLKS; this is translated from the coding sequence ATGCCCGATACTTACCCACCCTCGAATCTTGCCGCGATCGACGCTGCGCACCACCTGCATCCCTTCGCCGACATGAAGAAGCTGAATGCCGAGGGCGCGCGTATCATCCAACGCGGCGAGGGCGTCTACATCTTCGACAATCACGGCAGGAAATATCTCGATGGCTTCGCCGGCCTCTGGTGCGTCAATATCGGCTATGGCCGCCGGGAGATCGCCGATGCCGCCACCAGGCAGATGAATGAGCTGCCCTATTACAACACCTTCTTCGGCACGACCTCGACGCCGGCGACGCTGCTTGCGCAGAAGGTCACCTCCCATGCCGGGGAGCGGTTCAACCACATCTTCTTCACCGGCTCCGGCTCGGAGGCGAACGACACCTGGTTCCGCATGGCGCGCGTCTATTGGAGCGCCATCGGCAAGCCGTCGAAGAAGATCGTCATATCGAGAAAGAACGGCTATCACGGTTCGACCGTTGCCGGCGCCAGCCTCGGCGGCATGAAATACATGCATGAGCAGGGCGACTTGCCGATCCCCGGCATCGTCCACATCGGCCAGCCCTATTGGTACGGCGAGGGCGGCGATCTCTCACCCGCCGAATTCGGTCTCAAGGTTGCCCGAGAGCTCGAAGCGAAGATCGACGAACTCGGTGAGGAGAATGTCGCCGCCTTCGTCGCCGAGCCGGTGCAGGGCGCTGCCGGCGTCATCATCCCGCCCGAGACCTACTGGCCGGAGATCGACCGCATCTGCAAGGCGCGCAATATCCTGCTGGTGACCGACGAGGTGATCTGCGGCTTCGGCCGTCTGGGCGCCTGGTTCGGCCACCAGTATTTCGGCGTCGAGCCCGATCTGGCGCCGATCGCCAAGGGGCTTTCCTCAGGCTACCTGCCGATCGGCGGCGTGCTCGTCAGTGACCGCATCGCCGATGTGCTGATCAACGATGTCGGCGACTTCAATCATGGTTTCACCTACTCCGGCCACCCGGTCTGCGCCGCCGCCGCCCTCGAGAACCTGCGCATCATCGAGGAGGAAAGACTGGTTGAACGCGTGCGCGACGATATCGGCCCCTATTTCGGCAGGCTCTGGGCAGCGCTGGCAGACCATGATCTGGTCGGCGAAGCCGTCAGCATCGGCCTGATGGGCGGCCTGCAGCTTGCCGCGGAGAAGAGCACACGCACCCGCTATGCCAAGCCCGATCAGGTCGGTGCGCTGGTGCGCAACCACGCGCTGGCGAACGGTCTGGTGCTGCGCGCCACCGGCGACCGCATGCTCGCCTCGCCGCCGCTCATCATCAGCCATGAGGAGGTGGACGAGATGGCGAGGATTACCAAGCTGGCGCTGGATTTGGCCTGGAAGGATCTGAAGTCTTGA
- a CDS encoding type II toxin-antitoxin system RelE/ParE family toxin, which produces MKPKRLIIAPSAIEDLRNIRRYIAESSPHYAQEFLADLTAKIAWIAEVDFTGSPRDHIAEGLRGLPYRNRCIYFRSYRDRIVVLRVKHGAEDIKPQDFEL; this is translated from the coding sequence ATCAAACCGAAACGCCTGATTATCGCTCCATCCGCCATTGAGGATCTGCGGAATATTCGGCGCTATATCGCCGAGAGCAGCCCCCACTACGCGCAGGAGTTCCTGGCCGATCTGACCGCGAAGATCGCTTGGATCGCCGAAGTGGACTTTACCGGATCTCCCCGCGACCACATTGCGGAAGGCCTGCGCGGCCTGCCCTATCGGAACCGCTGCATCTATTTCCGCTCCTATCGTGACCGCATCGTGGTCCTACGCGTGAAACACGGCGCCGAAGATATCAAGCCGCAGGATTTTGAGCTTTAG
- a CDS encoding ribbon-helix-helix domain-containing protein — protein sequence MARAKTFSLGDTYDGILSDLVRNGRFGTETEAVRAGIRMLADHELKIQALRRDIQAADAEIEAGLGKEYATGADLLKDVMNES from the coding sequence ATGGCACGAGCAAAGACCTTTTCCCTTGGCGATACCTATGACGGGATCCTATCGGATCTTGTCCGCAATGGCCGGTTCGGCACCGAAACCGAGGCCGTGCGGGCAGGCATCCGTATGCTCGCCGACCACGAGCTGAAAATACAGGCGCTGCGTAGGGACATTCAGGCGGCGGACGCCGAGATCGAAGCCGGCCTCGGCAAGGAGTACGCTACCGGCGCGGATCTCCTCAAAGACGTCATGAACGAAAGCTAA
- a CDS encoding ArnT family glycosyltransferase encodes MTESNRRDISWIFVLLAAYFVLQVGVRLATSHSLDLDEAEQAFRSQWLAAGYGPQPPFYNWLQYTVFQFSGVSLTALSVVKNLLLFSSYVLYGLTARLILRDKALVAIATLGLLTIPQMAFEMQRDLTHTVAVFFSASIFFYGFIRSLKQPSLASYLIAGIGIGFGLLAKYNFAILPAAALIAALSDARLRPRIFDWRLVLTAAVALVITLPHLFWLKDNLDFATARTLEKMTASGHASYLTQVAMGVSSLALATISFAGLTVAVFALVFVKSLRPALGSGSEWTRLLERMMLVFLAGILLLIVFGGAAGIKDRWLVPMLFILPLYFCLKIEAVGVATDRAFRRFMPIVAVIMIGVPSALYGSVATARFTGHYERLNRPYAGMLEILRKQFEPAAILAGDSLLAGNLRQDIPGVPILSVDYPGFNPDLSSRRPLLLVWLLPQKGGSQALPPDMAEWLQANLGVAAPEASVIDVPYFYRRGGDSYRFGYAWVNQPG; translated from the coding sequence ATGACCGAAAGCAACCGTCGCGACATCAGTTGGATCTTTGTGCTGCTGGCCGCTTATTTCGTGCTTCAGGTCGGCGTGCGGCTCGCAACCTCGCATTCGCTCGATCTCGACGAGGCCGAACAGGCATTCCGCTCGCAATGGCTTGCCGCCGGCTACGGTCCGCAGCCGCCCTTCTACAACTGGCTGCAATATACCGTCTTCCAGTTTTCCGGCGTCTCGCTAACCGCGCTTTCGGTGGTGAAGAACCTGCTGCTGTTCAGCTCCTACGTGCTCTACGGCCTGACCGCGCGGCTTATCCTGCGCGACAAGGCGCTGGTGGCGATCGCCACGCTCGGGCTGCTGACGATCCCGCAGATGGCTTTCGAGATGCAGCGCGACCTGACGCACACGGTCGCCGTGTTCTTCTCGGCCAGCATCTTCTTCTACGGCTTCATCCGCAGCCTGAAGCAGCCGAGCCTTGCCTCCTATCTGATTGCAGGCATCGGCATCGGTTTCGGCCTGCTTGCCAAATATAATTTCGCGATCCTGCCGGCGGCAGCCCTGATTGCCGCGCTTTCGGATGCGCGCCTGCGGCCACGGATCTTCGACTGGCGGCTGGTGCTGACGGCGGCGGTGGCGCTCGTCATCACCCTGCCGCATCTCTTCTGGCTGAAGGACAATCTCGATTTCGCCACCGCACGCACCCTGGAGAAGATGACCGCGAGCGGCCATGCGAGCTATCTCACGCAGGTGGCCATGGGCGTCAGTTCACTGGCTCTCGCCACCATCAGCTTTGCCGGATTGACTGTGGCGGTATTCGCGCTCGTCTTCGTCAAGAGCCTTCGTCCGGCACTCGGCTCCGGTTCGGAATGGACGCGGCTGCTCGAGCGGATGATGCTCGTCTTCCTGGCCGGCATTCTGCTTCTGATCGTCTTCGGGGGTGCTGCCGGCATCAAGGATCGCTGGCTGGTGCCGATGCTCTTCATCCTGCCGCTCTATTTCTGCCTGAAGATCGAGGCAGTGGGCGTCGCGACAGACAGGGCGTTCCGGCGTTTCATGCCCATCGTCGCCGTCATCATGATCGGCGTGCCGTCGGCCCTCTACGGCAGCGTCGCGACGGCACGCTTCACCGGCCATTACGAGCGGCTGAACAGGCCCTATGCCGGCATGCTGGAAATCCTGCGCAAACAGTTCGAACCGGCGGCGATCCTTGCCGGCGACAGCCTGCTTGCCGGCAATCTCAGGCAGGATATTCCCGGCGTGCCGATCCTCTCCGTGGATTATCCCGGCTTCAACCCGGATCTCTCCAGCCGGCGGCCACTTCTCCTGGTATGGCTCCTCCCGCAGAAGGGGGGAAGCCAAGCGCTTCCGCCTGATATGGCTGAATGGTTGCAGGCCAACCTCGGCGTTGCCGCACCCGAGGCATCGGTGATCGACGTGCCTTATTTCTATCGGCGCGGCGGCGACAGCTACCGTTTCGGCTACGCCTGGGTCAATCAGCCGGGCTAA